From the genome of Tindallia californiensis, one region includes:
- a CDS encoding DUF47 domain-containing protein, which produces MKSFFRNHSRELEDEIDAYLKAITRGSLIFKEGINEYVEGKEEAFEKRVKEMTIAEKEADDKLKRIKYKLYAYNLIPEASGDILELTDALDEIVDRAKAVHLSLSIEKPVIPNFARESFISLNKASCEAADELMKGVRSFFQNTGMVEEHVAKVYFYEGEADKLEEEIARQVFNSQEINRLSHKIHLRYFVERIASISDIAEDVALKLSVFQLKRNI; this is translated from the coding sequence ATGAAATCGTTCTTTAGAAATCACAGCAGAGAATTAGAAGATGAGATTGATGCCTATCTCAAAGCGATTACCCGGGGAAGCCTTATTTTTAAAGAAGGAATTAATGAATATGTGGAAGGAAAAGAAGAAGCTTTTGAAAAAAGAGTTAAAGAAATGACGATTGCTGAGAAAGAAGCCGACGATAAGCTAAAAAGAATTAAATATAAATTATATGCATATAATTTGATTCCGGAGGCAAGTGGAGATATTTTAGAACTTACAGATGCATTGGACGAAATTGTGGACAGAGCAAAGGCGGTTCATTTGAGTTTGTCAATTGAAAAGCCAGTAATACCTAATTTTGCCCGAGAGTCTTTTATTAGTTTAAACAAAGCTTCTTGTGAAGCGGCTGATGAGTTAATGAAAGGTGTTCGTAGTTTTTTTCAAAATACCGGTATGGTAGAAGAACATGTGGCTAAAGTTTATTTTTATGAAGGAGAAGCTGACAAGCTGGAAGAAGAAATTGCGAGACAAGTTTTTAACAGTCAGGAAATCAATCGCCTTAGTCACAAAATACATCTTCGTTATTTTGTGGAAAGAATTGCATCCATTTCCGATATTGCAGAAGACGTTGCATTGAAGCTGTCTGTTTTTCAGTTGAAAAGGAATATTTAG
- a CDS encoding TAXI family TRAP transporter solute-binding subunit, whose translation MKKHLRKMALILVMVVLLMSGCSILEEAEDEVDDVAVQEMHQDYEEMEITIATGGTGGVYFPLGGAMATIFNTYVPGLKATAESTGAAIANIDLIRTGEAKMAFAQNDITYYAYTGTEMYSDEMDLADNVRGLAVLYPEIIQIVSLVESEIDEVEDLRGKRIAIGAERSGTEANATHILQIHGIEKEDLEEVHSISFAQAVMKMRNGQIDAAFVTAGIPTSAISEMIEYMDVSIVPIRPEIIRMLSDRYPFYVEVDIPAGTYEGQETDVTTTAVMAMLVVSSDLPEMLVYNMTQAIFEHQEFIAEIHERGNDIILETALIGMPVDLHPGAARFYEKHVK comes from the coding sequence ATGAAAAAACATTTAAGGAAAATGGCATTGATATTGGTAATGGTTGTGCTTTTGATGAGTGGATGTTCTATCTTGGAGGAAGCGGAAGATGAAGTGGATGATGTGGCTGTTCAAGAAATGCATCAAGACTATGAAGAGATGGAGATCACTATTGCTACAGGAGGAACTGGCGGCGTATATTTTCCTTTAGGTGGAGCCATGGCTACCATCTTTAATACCTATGTTCCCGGCTTAAAAGCAACGGCAGAATCGACAGGAGCGGCAATAGCAAACATTGATCTGATTCGCACAGGTGAAGCAAAAATGGCTTTTGCTCAAAATGATATTACCTATTATGCTTATACAGGCACTGAAATGTATTCAGATGAAATGGACCTGGCAGATAACGTACGGGGATTAGCTGTTTTATATCCTGAAATTATCCAAATTGTATCGTTGGTAGAATCAGAAATAGATGAGGTGGAGGACCTGCGAGGAAAAAGGATAGCAATAGGTGCTGAAAGATCCGGTACAGAGGCTAATGCGACTCATATTTTACAAATACATGGCATCGAGAAAGAGGATTTGGAGGAAGTGCATTCTATCTCCTTCGCTCAAGCAGTGATGAAAATGCGCAATGGACAAATAGATGCTGCTTTTGTTACCGCCGGGATTCCTACATCTGCTATTAGTGAAATGATAGAATATATGGACGTTAGCATTGTACCTATTCGACCAGAAATTATTCGAATGCTTTCTGACAGGTATCCGTTTTATGTAGAAGTGGATATTCCGGCAGGCACTTACGAAGGTCAGGAAACGGATGTTACAACGACGGCGGTAATGGCAATGCTTGTAGTTTCTTCGGACCTTCCGGAAATGCTGGTATACAATATGACACAAGCCATTTTTGAGCATCAGGAATTTATTGCAGAAATACATGAGCGAGGCAACGATATTATTCTTGAAACAGCGCTAATTGGAATGCCTGTAGATTTGCATCCCGGAGCTGCGCGTTTTTATGAAAAACACGTAAAGTAA
- a CDS encoding rubrerythrin family protein, whose translation MNPMTSSNLKSAFGGESMAHMRYLMWAEAAKKEKFPNVANLFKAVAYAEQVHAGNHFRELKKEVGEDSVTAGAGFGMTNTSENLQGAIDGENYEVEQMYPAFITVANLQEEKGSIRSFQFALEAEKTHADLFTLAKQAVDSGSDYAENKIHVCDICGYTLSGDSVEDDCPICKAKPEMFTSFVTE comes from the coding sequence ATGAATCCAATGACATCAAGCAACCTTAAATCCGCCTTCGGAGGAGAAAGCATGGCTCATATGCGTTATTTAATGTGGGCTGAAGCGGCAAAAAAAGAAAAGTTTCCTAATGTAGCAAACCTTTTTAAGGCCGTAGCTTATGCTGAGCAAGTTCATGCTGGAAATCACTTCCGAGAGCTTAAAAAAGAGGTAGGCGAAGACTCCGTAACCGCCGGAGCCGGTTTCGGCATGACAAATACGTCCGAAAATCTCCAGGGAGCTATCGATGGCGAAAATTATGAAGTTGAGCAAATGTATCCTGCTTTTATTACCGTTGCTAATCTTCAAGAAGAAAAAGGAAGCATACGCTCCTTCCAGTTTGCTCTCGAAGCCGAAAAAACTCATGCGGATCTATTCACTCTGGCTAAGCAGGCTGTTGATAGCGGCAGTGATTATGCCGAAAACAAGATTCATGTCTGTGATATTTGTGGTTATACGCTTAGCGGAGACTCTGTTGAAGATGACTGTCCTATTTGCAAAGCGAAACCAGAAATGTTTACCAGTTTTGTAACCGAATAG
- a CDS encoding 3'-5' exoribonuclease YhaM family protein, with protein MRELKSITKDDLNQEVTFIALLIDVKIKATKTGGKYADLTVQDASSKQLVKLWDVAEEDWLQRAKDEIPVIEVKALVGEYQGKLQLTSRSIRKVDKDSIDMKKLVPSSKWNFDQMQQWLEEFRDRIQTPLIKTLVHEMVFQEPYYEKFCIYPAAKSVHHNFRHGILQHTLEVLKYCVVVATTKRLSQRQVDRLIAMAFLHDWAKIIEYEPLPSNKISDEGKMLGHIFIGSHHVMNKIELLEGFDREDALVILNGILGHHGALEWGSPVLPKSVEAQILHQADKLSGDVESILSFMQEQEESRETFTDRLWNMGTDYYKGGIS; from the coding sequence ATGAGAGAACTAAAGTCAATTACGAAAGATGATTTAAATCAGGAGGTAACCTTTATTGCATTATTAATAGATGTTAAGATTAAAGCAACAAAGACTGGAGGTAAATATGCTGATTTAACAGTGCAGGATGCAAGTTCTAAACAATTGGTTAAACTATGGGATGTGGCTGAAGAAGATTGGTTGCAGAGAGCAAAAGACGAAATTCCGGTTATTGAAGTAAAAGCGTTGGTGGGAGAGTATCAAGGGAAACTACAGCTTACATCAAGAAGTATAAGGAAAGTTGATAAAGACAGCATTGATATGAAAAAACTAGTTCCTTCCAGTAAATGGAATTTTGATCAGATGCAACAGTGGTTAGAAGAGTTTCGTGACCGTATTCAAACCCCTCTGATAAAAACATTGGTTCATGAAATGGTTTTTCAGGAACCTTATTATGAAAAATTTTGTATATACCCGGCAGCAAAGTCGGTGCATCACAATTTTAGGCATGGAATCTTGCAACATACCCTTGAGGTGTTAAAATATTGTGTTGTGGTGGCAACGACCAAAAGGCTGAGTCAAAGACAAGTTGATCGTCTGATTGCAATGGCTTTTTTGCATGATTGGGCAAAAATCATTGAGTATGAGCCCTTGCCGTCAAATAAGATCAGTGATGAGGGGAAAATGCTAGGACATATTTTTATCGGTTCACATCATGTGATGAATAAAATAGAGTTATTGGAAGGGTTTGATAGGGAAGACGCTCTCGTTATACTGAACGGCATCTTAGGCCACCATGGAGCTCTGGAATGGGGGTCGCCAGTACTGCCTAAGTCTGTCGAAGCACAGATTCTTCACCAAGCTGATAAACTATCCGGCGACGTAGAAAGTATTTTATCCTTTATGCAGGAACAGGAAGAATCCAGAGAAACATTTACAGATAGATTGTGGAATATGGGAACAGACTATTACAAAGGAGGTATTTCATGA